The genomic window GTAGAACAAGATATTCAAGCCTCAATTGAAAAAGTAAAAGAAGAAGAAATCACCTTCGCTGAAAACTTCCGTGCCAAACATGGCGTTTCGTGGCAGGTGGCTTTAGTTGGTGGGGCCTTTATTGTTTGGCAGGTAGGTGCTGCTGTTGCGCGTGCCCTGGGGGTGGCGTAATGGAGTATATCAAATCCTTTTTTACCTTCTTAAAATCCCACTGGCAAGCTATCGTTAAAATTATCTTGCTTGTGATTTTGTTTTATTTTATTTATCGTGGGTTTCTAGCTGTTAAACAGGATTACGAAAATTTCAAAGATGAGATACGATCCAAAACAGCGCAGACAAATACTATTGTCCAGCAGCCGACTATTATTCATGTGCAAGGCACAGACACAACGACAACTCAACTTCAGTATGTGGATAAGCCATTCTTAGTCTATACGGACCCTACAACTGGGCGGACTGTTGAAAAAGTTGATCCAACCGATGTGAGACTGACCGCTGATCCGGCAAAAGTGAATGTGATGGTTAATAACAAACCATATACTTTTGATTTGCTGCAAGGTGAATCTCAGAAGTTCGAAAAGGGTCAGGTGACATTAGACCAGAATAGCACGATCAGCTTTAAAATGGATGTGCAGCCAACGATTATAGATAATACTGCATCTGGTGGGATTGATGTTTACGCAGGCAATAAGGATATTGGTATCGGAGTCCGGCATGATCGTGTTGGTGTAGATGTTGGTAGAAATTATAAGGATAACGAAATGGAATATCGCCTCCGCTGGGAAGCGATTAAATTTAAATAATTAACGTTATGGGAGGGATATGTTGGAAATTCTGGACTCTGCACCACTGGTAAAGAAATACACTTGGAATAAATCAGACGATGAAAAAGCCGAAGCATGGCTGGCAGTTGTTGAAGCATTTGCAACATATGACTCAAGCAAAGGGGTGCGGTTGCCGGGATACGTTGAAAGTCGTGTAAAATATGCCGTATGGAATATGCTTAAAAAGAAACGGCAATATGTTAATAGGGAGAACATTGAAAGTTGTTTTGAGCCACAACCAGATCATATTGATGTAGCCGAAGTGGTAGAACTAAAGTTATTACGGGAAAGGCTTTGTAAGGTGTTGAGCGAGTTGTCAATTAAACAGCGGCAAGCGATAGTAAAAACAATAGTTTTAGGATACAGCCTGACGGAATATGCCCGCGAATTGGGGGTTATACCGCAGGCTGTATTTAATTTGAGAAAAAGCGGTTTAAGTAGTTTAAAAAAGATGCTGGCATGAATGTATATATGTGAAAACCGATATACAGGATACACACAATTTAAATAAGAGGTCCGTGGCTATGTTGGTTATCAAAAAAATATTTGGAGGTAATATAATGGCAGTAGATAACAAATATACAGTGTCGTTACTACATTTTGATGGTGGCATTACAGACGAAAGTGGAAAAGTATGGACGGCTGTTAGCAACGCTACTACGAGTACAACGCAAAGTAAATTTGGAGGATCCTCTTTGGCTTTAAATGGTACTACCCAATGTATATATACACCTGCTACTGATGATTTCAATTTTGGAACAGGCGACTTTACTATAGATGCTTGGATAAATACCAACAAGGCTACAGGTACAATAGTATCTAAATATGATGGTGCTGTAGTAAATGAATTTACAATACGTATGGATAATTACTGTGTCAGGTGGTTTGGCAATGAGAATATGTCAGGAACGATTGCTCTTACCCCTAATGTGTGGCACCATGTGGCTATTGTTAGATACGGGGCAACACTGTCACTATATGTAGATGGGGTACTTGATAAAACCGTAGCTACAAAACATGTGGGTAAGTCGGGAAACACTATTATCGCTGTAGGAGAATACAGTTCAATCAATGGCATTGGTGGCATATATTACACAGGTGGATATATAGATGAGGTGCGTATCTCAAAAGGCATTGCCCGTTGGACTTCTAACTTTACTCCTTCTACGGAACCTTATTCACCTGAAATACCATTAAATGCACCAACTAACCTAACTGCTACAGCAGGAGATTCTCAAGTGACGCTCTCGTGGACAGCAGTCACCGGTGCAACTGGCTACAATGTAAAACGTGCTACAACTGCTGGTGGCCCATATATTACCATAGGTGCGAATGTATCAACTAATAGCTATGTAGATGACACTCTAGTTAACGGTACTACCTATTATTATGTTGTAACGGCCATTACAGCGGATGATGAAAGCGGTAACTCAAATGAGGTATCTGCAACGCCAGGAAAACAAGTGACGCCTCCTTCTTCGGATGGAAATGTATTGTTGCAAGTTACTATGATTGATTCAAGTGATCGAGAATTTCAATTGTCCGCTACAGAAATTGATGGCTTTGTTAACTGGTACAATCATCATGCGAGTACGGACACGGGAAGCTATGCGTTAAACAAAAACATTGGTATTCAGGGGAGTAAGGAATACTTAGCTTTCGATAAAATCATTAGCTTCGAGGTTATGCCGCTTACGAAGTAAAACTGTTGGTGCAAGGTTGACGGTGCCATTGTAATGTTGAATCCCGCTCTTAGCAGATGCTAGGGGTGGGATTTTTTTAATTTACATAACATACAGGGAATCTTTGATTAATCATTGAATATAACAAAGAAGCAGTGATGGAGGTTTATTATGGTGATTAAACACGAGTGCGGTGGCAATGCTCATTCTACCGGTGGTACAGTGGTCATCGGATGGAACAAATTTCTTTGCGGTAGGTGTGGAGAAGTATTTTACAAATGGATTACTACAAAGATGCTAGAGAGGATGAACCAATAGCTTAGCTGTCTTGCCTTTCGGGTATTTTCCCCCTATCTCGGACCATGCCGGGATAGGGGATATTTATAATGACGTAAGCCCTCAATCGGTTTATTCCGGTTGGGGGCTTTTTTTATTTCCAGCAAAGGGGTGAGATTTTAAGATCATTTTTTGTAACTCTATTTTTATATATTTATATATTTTTTTTACTAAGAGCGAGTTTATAAAATAGATATAAAAAACTCACTATCTCACCATTGATGGGGTGGAGCCCTGACTGCTGGATTACACGACGATAGTTAAAGCCTCACTGTTTGAGTGAGGCTCATTTCATTGACGTGTGATATCTGGTGAGGGCGGTTTTTGTTAGTTCATTTATTGTTTTTGAGATTGGATTAAGTCTATAATACCAGTTTCTTGAACGGCTTGATTTAATTCTTGACTATCAGATAGCCAATTTTTCTGTGTCTTATCAGGGGATAAATATTTTACTTGTAGTCCCATATTTACTAAGTCTTTTTGAAATTCCGGGTCTGCAATCATTGCTTTCAGTTCCTCAACTAGTTTATTTTTTACTTCAACTGGCATTTCTTTAGGAGCCGCTATACCAAATTGGTTACTGAATAAAATATTAAGCCCTTGTTCTTTGAAAGTAGGTATCTGTTTCCATAATGGATCACTGAGGCGCTGCTTGGCTGTTGTTGCTAGAATTCTTATTGATCCATCTTTGAGGTATTCATTAAATGTGGTTTGCGATGCAACAGCTACTTGAATATGTCCGCCTAGTAAAGCAGCGGTTGATTCACTAGCGCCGCGAAAAGGAACTTGTTCAATTTTAATTCCAGAATAATAGGCAAACATTTCGCCTACTATGTGGGGCAGAGAACCAACACCGGCATTACCGAATTTTACTTTTCCGGGGTTTTCTTTAGCATAACTAATTAAATCAGATATATTTTGCCAGGGTTGATCTGAACGAACGGCAATTACAACTGGAGTTGAACTAATCTGTGCAAGAGGATCAAGCGCAGTGACATAATCGTATTTTGTTGTATCATACAATGACGGTAATAGCATATCTGATGAGATCATGCCAAGTGTATACCCATCAGGGGCTGCTCCGGCCAATTCGTTCCAACCAAGGGTGCCTGATCCGCCTGGTTTATTGACGACGGTAATGGGCTGCCCTAAATATTTGATCGATTGTTTTTCCAGTGTTCTAGCTACTAAGTCTGTACCTCCGCCTGCACTGTAAGGTACAATTAAAGTAATTGGCTTATTCGGATATTTTTCAATCTTAGGTGTAATAACCGTCTCGCTTTGCATGTTTGTACAACCTCCAATCATTATTGAAATAAGCAAAAAGGCTATTAACAAAAATAACGGTTTTTGTCGCACATAAACACCTCCTAACTTCCAAAATACTACATTTAATAGGAAAATCCTGCAATTAAATGTAAATTGATGTACAATGTTGTG from Pelorhabdus rhamnosifermentans includes these protein-coding regions:
- a CDS encoding sigma-70 family RNA polymerase sigma factor translates to MLEILDSAPLVKKYTWNKSDDEKAEAWLAVVEAFATYDSSKGVRLPGYVESRVKYAVWNMLKKKRQYVNRENIESCFEPQPDHIDVAEVVELKLLRERLCKVLSELSIKQRQAIVKTIVLGYSLTEYARELGVIPQAVFNLRKSGLSSLKKMLA
- a CDS encoding LamG-like jellyroll fold domain-containing protein — its product is MAVDNKYTVSLLHFDGGITDESGKVWTAVSNATTSTTQSKFGGSSLALNGTTQCIYTPATDDFNFGTGDFTIDAWINTNKATGTIVSKYDGAVVNEFTIRMDNYCVRWFGNENMSGTIALTPNVWHHVAIVRYGATLSLYVDGVLDKTVATKHVGKSGNTIIAVGEYSSINGIGGIYYTGGYIDEVRISKGIARWTSNFTPSTEPYSPEIPLNAPTNLTATAGDSQVTLSWTAVTGATGYNVKRATTAGGPYITIGANVSTNSYVDDTLVNGTTYYYVVTAITADDESGNSNEVSATPGKQVTPPSSDGNVLLQVTMIDSSDREFQLSATEIDGFVNWYNHHASTDTGSYALNKNIGIQGSKEYLAFDKIISFEVMPLTK
- a CDS encoding Bug family tripartite tricarboxylate transporter substrate binding protein, producing MQSETVITPKIEKYPNKPITLIVPYSAGGGTDLVARTLEKQSIKYLGQPITVVNKPGGSGTLGWNELAGAAPDGYTLGMISSDMLLPSLYDTTKYDYVTALDPLAQISSTPVVIAVRSDQPWQNISDLISYAKENPGKVKFGNAGVGSLPHIVGEMFAYYSGIKIEQVPFRGASESTAALLGGHIQVAVASQTTFNEYLKDGSIRILATTAKQRLSDPLWKQIPTFKEQGLNILFSNQFGIAAPKEMPVEVKNKLVEELKAMIADPEFQKDLVNMGLQVKYLSPDKTQKNWLSDSQELNQAVQETGIIDLIQSQKQ